The following is a genomic window from Hymenobacter sp. APR13.
GATGCGGCCGACTTCCAGGCCAAGCTGAAAGCCGCAGGCTACCACGCCGAGCGCGACGAGCAGAGCAAGGGCACTGTTTTGGTCCACGAACTGACCGGAGCCAGGTTCAAAACCACCGAAATTCAGCCAAACGGCCAGTTTATTGGCCCGCAGCTTACGGCCGCCATCGAGCGCACGGCCCAGCAGGCGTTGAAGCAGAGCAAAGGCCAAAGCCGAGGGGGTGGAATCGGCATGTAATTCGAGCCCGAAATACCCTCAATTTAAGAACTTAAGAAGTAGTCCTGTATAACTACTTGATTACTAGTACTAATCACTTTCCATACTGGAAAGCTGGACTTTCCACCTTAGAAAGTTTCACTTGGCATAAATAAGCAATAAAAAGAAAGTGAAACTTTCCTTTTTTGGTGCTTATTTGGAAAGTCATTTTTACCTTTGAGGGAATTCATTTTTTCCTTTTTAGCCCTGTTTTGTAAAGTGAAACTTTCCGATTTTGAACGAAACAGAACTAATCCCTTCTTAGATAAGGCATTAGACGAGGTGCAAATCTCTCGCAAGTACAAGACCGCAACTCGCACTGGCGAGAGCGCAATGCTGCAAGCATTCGACCCCAAAACAGGCGAGATTTTGGGCCATACTATGTTCATTCGGGAGATAGAGGTGGACGAAGAAAAATTCACCAAGCTCTATTTAAGTCAATTCGAGAGCTTTTGGGAGCTTTCCAAGCCTGCTATTAGGGTTTTTGGGTACATCATGCAGAAAATGAGGCCCAAATCTGACAAGCTGGAATTCTTCATCGATGAGTGCATGGAATACACCCAGTACAAGAGCATCAAGCCCATTTACGCCGCGCTCGCCAGCCTGATAGAAGCAAAAATTCTTGCCAGGGGCTACAATGAGAATGTATACTTCATCAACCCCATGATAATGTTCAATGGGGACCGAGTAAGCTTTGTGCGCAGCTACGTCAAAAAGAAGAGGTTAAAGCAGGGTGACCCACAACAATTGTCGGTATTTGATGCCATTCCCCCATTCAACATAGGCTGATAGGACAAGCTAGAAACAGAGCTGTAGGGAACAAAAGGGAAAGGGAGTAGGCAGGCGGCTTAGCCTGATGCCTTTTTTACCTCGGGGGGACAGGGGGCAGAGCCCCCAGAGGCACATAATCTGACTGTCTTATCTTAATTCCGTAAATACACTTATCTCAATGGATTCTGCAAAAAGAAAAACACAAACGTGGGTAATATTGACATCCTTATTTAATTCATACGTGAGAGATCATGGAGAAATTAAGGCTAGAAAATTAGTAACTAATATCGAAAACGATGCTGATAGAATAAGAACATTTCTTAAATTTTGGGAATCAAAAGATATAGTACCTAATTTCAGTGATCTTAGAAGAGTAATAAGTTCTATAAATTGGTTTGTTTTCTCGAAGAGAGAAACAATGGCTGTTGCTTGTCTTATTCTATTAACTAAATGGGAAGAAGAAGTAAATTCCAAATCAGGAAATAAATCGGAAATTGAAGTATTTCAAATAGCTCTTTCAGTACTTGAGTATTATAAAGTTTATAAAATAGAGGCATTGGATATAATAATGTCTTTACAACCCGTTGAGGAAAAGCAAGATATAGTTCATGGAAAACCTGATCGGAATCAGCTATTAAGCAGTGTAGCTGAGTGTATTGGTGAGGATAAAAAATTGGTTATATCTGGAATTGATTACTGTGGGGTCTTAGAACTTGATTTATCTGTACCTAAACAAGAAATTATAAACGGTATATACTGCGAAGTACACATAAAGCTGCGAGACAGCATAAGATTTAAAGATAAAGGTTATCTTACTGCAAACCTTATCGATTTTTTACCGAGCAGTATAAAAGATACTTTTCCGATATATATTACAGAAGAAGGTTCAGTATATGGTGGTCCTTGGATTTCTTTCAGAGTTAATAATATATCATCACAAGAAAATGGTGATATAG
Proteins encoded in this region:
- a CDS encoding replication/maintenance protein RepL; this translates as MKLSDFERNRTNPFLDKALDEVQISRKYKTATRTGESAMLQAFDPKTGEILGHTMFIREIEVDEEKFTKLYLSQFESFWELSKPAIRVFGYIMQKMRPKSDKLEFFIDECMEYTQYKSIKPIYAALASLIEAKILARGYNENVYFINPMIMFNGDRVSFVRSYVKKKRLKQGDPQQLSVFDAIPPFNIG